One region of Rana temporaria chromosome 11, aRanTem1.1, whole genome shotgun sequence genomic DNA includes:
- the LIN7C gene encoding protein lin-7 homolog C gives MAASGEPVRLERDISRAIELLEKLQRSGEVPPHKLHALQRVLQSDFCNAVREVYEHVYETVDINSSPEVRANATAKATVAAFAASEGHSHPRVVELPKTEEGLGFNIMGGKEQNSPIYISRIIPGGIADRQGSLKRGDQLLSVNGVSVEGEHHEKAVELLKAAQGKVKLVVRYTPRVLEEMESRFEKMRSAKRRQQN, from the exons ATGGCGGCGTCCGGAGAACCTGTAAGGCTGGAGAGAG ATATCTCAAGGGCTATTGAGCTGCTGGAAAAGCTCCAGAGAAGTGGTGAAGTTCCCCCACACAAGCTTCATGCATTGCAGAGAGTCCTGCAGAGTGATTTCTGTAATGCTGTCAGAGAG GTTTATGAACATGTATATGAGACTGTGGATATCAACAGTAGCCCAGAGGTGAGAGCCAACGCAACAGCAAAG GCTACTGTAGCTGCATTTGCTGCAAGCGAAGGCCATTCGCACCCCAGGGTTGTTGAACTCCCCAAAACAGAAGAAGGCCTTGGATTCAACATAATGGGAGGAAAAGAGCAAAACTCTCCCATTTATATTTCCCGCATTATCCCTGGTGGAATCGCAGACAGACAAGGCTCTCTGAAGCGCGGGGACCAGCTTCTCTCCGTGAATGGGGTG AGCGTGGAAGGCGAACATCATGAAAAAGCGGTGGAGCTCCTGAAAGCCGCCCAAGGCAAGGTAAAACTGGTGGTCCGGTACACCCCCCGAGTCTTGGAAGAAATGGAGTCGCGCTTTGAAAAAATGAGATCTGCGAAACGCAGGCAACAAAACTAA